The proteins below come from a single Drosophila teissieri strain GT53w chromosome 3L, Prin_Dtei_1.1, whole genome shotgun sequence genomic window:
- the LOC122617264 gene encoding high affinity cationic amino acid transporter 1 isoform X1 — MVRHFSPWKVLTRRKNLQADGSEGDSKLNRVLGLWDLTALGVGSTLGAGVYVLAGQIAKDQAGPSVMLSFAIAALASLLAGVCYAEFGARVPKAGSAYVYSYVCIGEFVAFVIGWNLILEYVIGTASVCRGISLYLDSLLNDTLKNTFAEVAPMNVSFLGSYFDFLAFGLVVVFGVALAFGVETSTMANNFVTCLNIFILGFVIIAGAIKADFSNWTVDPSTVSANSTIGEGGFFPFGFEGTLRGAATCFFGFVGFDCIATTGEEVRNPRKNIPKSILLSLLIIFLCYFGVSTVLTLMLPYYIQDVNAPLPYAFEYVGWPVAMWIVTVGGLVGLLASLFGALFPLPRVMYSMAQDGLLFKFLGKVSPRFRVPVTGSIVAALFTAAIAGLFDLSQLVSLLSIGTLLAYSVVAISIMLLRYMDYCEVDENPGQREVRASETTSLTSSSERFTFGAVCTQLFNVHRVQEPNAISSRIVGVLSTLFCVIALGVGVLIMQAHPLIASKEVWALTLLVVLVLLMFLVILLICLQPREARRRLFRVPFVPVVPAISIFINIYLMLQLDSWTWIRFGVWMIVGIPVFLACWYLYDCKNPEKRNPERWAFYKALKGLQESREQEYHCISKESVLTLETQLKKSSSSSLDRIQNLSDVGDDLIEIKNANGKVFYVEDTKSENSTATLGSNPEAPSREDEQSVIAMLDDVLDAEDTQQSQQELELQQQMIFERHFSLDSEMYPSVIETVIVATVHSSSDDDEVHSEITLKLSRYDECKLVAHRMLEELFNSEAFYEQLEELKAKEVPPVKGDELEEQAEPVNDSEAAEPVFVLQRLGSHTSLTSQASTIEDPLHSAKFKDRLSHIIMNANAHQVKVVAKRSEDVDGEEQDEQEQQKEEEPQARPPLKQSKSETDVRRLMLKAISELKIERNETGNADEVPTEVPTTTGSPSKDPVPGAVPIAAPVAATVGAPVAAAGGGNIPRPPKFDPVLYKTINSISLRKQRPSLNRQHIVDAKNPALLRPESQTETRPDPGEQPEPEPLPFKAKLEAILQRGPSHRTQQHPDLVRRQRPQSTYIEVEEAEVES, encoded by the exons ATGGTGCGCCACTTCTCGCCCTGGAAGGTTCTCACCCGGCGCAAGAATCTCCAAGCAGATGGCAGCGAGGGGGATTCGAAGCTGAACCGAGTCTTGGGTCTGTGGGACCTCACGGCCCTGGGCGTGGGGTCGACCTTGGGAGCCGGGGTCTATGTGCTGGCCGGACAGATAGCCAAGGATCAGGCGGGTCCCTCGGTGATGCTATCGTTTGCCATCGCGGCACTGGCATCTCTGCTGGCAG GAGTTTGCTATGCGGAATTCGGTGCTCGAGTTCCCAAGGCAGGATCGGCCTATGTATATAGCTATGTCTGCATCGGGGAATTCGTAGCTTTTGTCATTGGATGGAATCTCATTCTGGAATACGTCATTGGCACGGCCAGCGTTTGTAGGGGAATCAGCCTGTACCTGGACTCCTTACTGAATGATACCTTGAAGAACACTTTTGCCGAGGTTGCTCCTATGAATGTCAGTTTCTTGGGCAGCTACTTTGACTTTCTGGCCTTTGGCCTTGTGGTGGTTTTTGGCG ttgCACTGGCCTTTGGTGTGGAGACATCGACTATGGCAAACAACTTTGTGACgtgcttaaatatatttattctggGATTCGTCATAATCGCTGGCGCTATAAAAG CCGACTTTTCCAACTGGACGGTGGATCCGAGTACTGTGAGTGCGAATTCTACCATCGGAGAAGGGGGCTTTTTCCCCTTTGGATTTGAAGGCACTCTCCGAGGAGCAGCCACCTgcttttttggctttgtggGATTCGATTGCATCGCCACGACGGGAGAAGAGGTTCGCAATCCTCGCAAAAACATCCCGAAATCGATTCTGCTCTCGCTGCTGATTATCTTTTTGTGCTACTTCGGAGTGTCCACTGTACTCACGTTGATGCTGCCGTACTATATCCAAGATGTCAACGCACCACTGCCATATGCCTTCGAGTATGTGGGTTGGCCGGTGGCCATGTGGATTGTCACCGTGGGTGGCTTGGTGGGCTTGCTGGCCAGTCTCTTTGGAGCACTGTTTCCACTGCCCAGGGTTATGTACTCGATGGCCCAGGATGGACTTTTGTTCAAATTTCTGGGCAAAGTGAGCCCCAGATTCCGAGTTCCAGTCACTGGATCCATTGTGGCGGCTCTTTTTACCGCCGCAATTGCCGGCCTCTTTGATTTGTCGCAGCTGGTCAGCCTGCTCTCAATCGGCACTTTGTTGGCCTACAGCGTTGTGGCCATATCCATAATGCTTCTGCGGTACATGGACTACTGTGAGGTGGACGAGAATCCAGGACAGAGGGAAGTCAGAGCCTCGGAAACCACTTCTTTGACCTCGAGCTCAGAGCGATTCACATTCGGTGCAGTATGCACGCAACTCTTTAATGTTCATCGAGTCCAGGAGCCCAACGCAATATCCTCAAGGATTGTGGGAGTGCTCTCTACGTTGTTTT GCGTAATTGCCTTGGGTGTAGGAGTGCTAATTATGCAGGCACATCCTTTGATCGCCTCCAAGGAAGTCTGGGCCTTGACACTCCTGGTTGTGTTGGTCTTGCTAATGTTTCTGGTGATCCTTCTGATTTGCCTCCAGCCCAGAGAAGCTCGTCGCAGATTGTTCAGAGTTCCCTTTGTACCGGTCGTTCCTGCCATCAGTATCTTCATCAATATCTATCTAATGCTTCAACTGGATTCCTGGACGTGGATTCGATTTGGGGTTTGGATGATTGTGG GTATACCCGTTTTCCTTGCATGCTGGTATTTATACGATTGTAAGAATCCGGAGAAGAGAAACCCGGAGAGATGGGCCTTCTACAAGGCTCTAAAAGGATTGCAGGAAAGTCGGGAGCAGGAGTATCATTGCATATCCAAGGAGAGTGTCCTGACCCTAGAAACGCAGCTGAAGAAGAGTTCGAGCAGCAGCTTGGATCGCATTCAGAACCTAAGTGATGTGGGCGACGACTTAATCGAAATAAAGAATGCCAACGGAAAGGTGTTCTATGTGGAGGATACCAAGAGTGAGAACTCCACTGCCACGTTGGGCTCCAACCCAGAAGCTCCATCGCGGGAGGACGAACAGTCGGTAATCGCCATGCTGGACGATGTCCTCGATGCCGAGGATACGCAGCAAAGCCaacaggagctggagctccaACAGCAGATGATTTTCGAGCGGCATTTCAGCCTGGACTCCGAAATGTATCCCAGTGTTATAGAAACCGTGATTGTGGCCACCGttcacagcagcagcgatgatgatgaagtcCACAGTGAGATTACCCTTAAATTGAGTAGATACGATGAATGCAAACTGGTCGCCCATCGAATGCTGGAGGAGTTGTTCAATAGCGAGGCTTTCTATGAACAGTTGGAGGAACTCAAGGCCAAAGAGGTGCCTCCGGTGAAAGGTGATGAATTGGAGGAGCAAGCGGAACCTGTAAATGATTCTGAGGCTGCCGAGCCTGTGTTTGTTCTCCAGCGCCTGGGCTCACACACTTCCCTCACATCCCAGGCCTCCACCATTGAGGATCCGCTGCATTCGGCCAAGTTTAAAGACCGATTAAGCCACATCATTATGAATGCCAATGCCCACCAGGTGAAGGTGGTGGCCAAGAGGTCCGAGGACGTGGATGgcgaggagcaggacgagcaggagcagcagaaggaggaggagccccAAGCAAGGCCGCCGCTAAAGCAATCGAAAAGTGAGACCGATGTGCGTCGCCTAATGCTCAAGGCCATCAGTGAGCTGAAAATCGAGCGTAATGAGACTGGTAATGCTGATGAGGTCCCCACCGAAGTGCCCACCACGACAGGAAGCCCCTCAAAGGACCCAGTTCCCGGTGCAGTTCCTATTGCGGCTCCAGTTGCAGCTACAGTTGGAGCTCCAGTTGCAGCGGCGGGTGGTGGCAACATACCGCGTCCACCTAAATTCGATCCGGTTCTGTACAAGACCATCAACAGCATTAGTTTACGCAAACAGCGACCCAGTTTGAATCGCCAGCATATCGTGGATGCCAAGAATCCGGCGCTGTTGCGACCGGAATCGCAGACGGAGACGCGTCCGGATCCTGGCGAGCAACCGGAGCCAGAGCCGTTGCCATTCAAAGCCAAATTGGAGGCCATATTGCAGCGGGGTCCCTCACACCGAACCCAACAACATCCGGACTTGGTGCGTCGCCAACGTCCGCAGTCCACCTACATCGAAGTGGAGGAGGCCGAGGTCGAGAGCTGA
- the LOC122617264 gene encoding cationic amino acid transporter 2 isoform X2, whose product MVRHFSPWKVLTRRKNLQADGSEGDSKLNRVLGLWDLTALGVGSTLGAGVYVLAGQIAKDQAGPSVMLSFAIAALASLLAGVCYAEFGARVPKAGSAYVYSYVCIGEFVAFVIGWNLILEYVIGTASVCRGISLYLDSLLNDTLKNTFAEVAPMNVSFLGSYFDFLAFGLVVVFGVALAFGVETSTMANNFVTCLNIFILGFVIIAGAIKADFSNWTVDPSTVSANSTIGEGGFFPFGFEGTLRGAATCFFGFVGFDCIATTGEEVRNPRKNIPKSILLSLLIIFLCYFGVSTVLTLMLPYYIQDVNAPLPYAFEYVGWPVAMWIVTVGGLVGLLASLFGALFPLPRVMYSMAQDGLLFKFLGKVSPRFRVPVTGSIVAALFTAAIAGLFDLSQLVSLLSIGTLLAYSVVAISIMLLRYMDYCEVDENPGQREVRASETTSLTSSSERFTFGAVCTQLFNVHRVQEPNAISSRIVGVLSTLFCVIALGVGVLIMQAHPLIASKEVWALTLLVVLVLLMFLVILLICLQPREARRRLFRVPFVPVVPAISIFINIYLMLQLDSWTWIRFGVWMIVGLSIYFFYGLPNSYREMKRQRAGWQKLKYSDCL is encoded by the exons ATGGTGCGCCACTTCTCGCCCTGGAAGGTTCTCACCCGGCGCAAGAATCTCCAAGCAGATGGCAGCGAGGGGGATTCGAAGCTGAACCGAGTCTTGGGTCTGTGGGACCTCACGGCCCTGGGCGTGGGGTCGACCTTGGGAGCCGGGGTCTATGTGCTGGCCGGACAGATAGCCAAGGATCAGGCGGGTCCCTCGGTGATGCTATCGTTTGCCATCGCGGCACTGGCATCTCTGCTGGCAG GAGTTTGCTATGCGGAATTCGGTGCTCGAGTTCCCAAGGCAGGATCGGCCTATGTATATAGCTATGTCTGCATCGGGGAATTCGTAGCTTTTGTCATTGGATGGAATCTCATTCTGGAATACGTCATTGGCACGGCCAGCGTTTGTAGGGGAATCAGCCTGTACCTGGACTCCTTACTGAATGATACCTTGAAGAACACTTTTGCCGAGGTTGCTCCTATGAATGTCAGTTTCTTGGGCAGCTACTTTGACTTTCTGGCCTTTGGCCTTGTGGTGGTTTTTGGCG ttgCACTGGCCTTTGGTGTGGAGACATCGACTATGGCAAACAACTTTGTGACgtgcttaaatatatttattctggGATTCGTCATAATCGCTGGCGCTATAAAAG CCGACTTTTCCAACTGGACGGTGGATCCGAGTACTGTGAGTGCGAATTCTACCATCGGAGAAGGGGGCTTTTTCCCCTTTGGATTTGAAGGCACTCTCCGAGGAGCAGCCACCTgcttttttggctttgtggGATTCGATTGCATCGCCACGACGGGAGAAGAGGTTCGCAATCCTCGCAAAAACATCCCGAAATCGATTCTGCTCTCGCTGCTGATTATCTTTTTGTGCTACTTCGGAGTGTCCACTGTACTCACGTTGATGCTGCCGTACTATATCCAAGATGTCAACGCACCACTGCCATATGCCTTCGAGTATGTGGGTTGGCCGGTGGCCATGTGGATTGTCACCGTGGGTGGCTTGGTGGGCTTGCTGGCCAGTCTCTTTGGAGCACTGTTTCCACTGCCCAGGGTTATGTACTCGATGGCCCAGGATGGACTTTTGTTCAAATTTCTGGGCAAAGTGAGCCCCAGATTCCGAGTTCCAGTCACTGGATCCATTGTGGCGGCTCTTTTTACCGCCGCAATTGCCGGCCTCTTTGATTTGTCGCAGCTGGTCAGCCTGCTCTCAATCGGCACTTTGTTGGCCTACAGCGTTGTGGCCATATCCATAATGCTTCTGCGGTACATGGACTACTGTGAGGTGGACGAGAATCCAGGACAGAGGGAAGTCAGAGCCTCGGAAACCACTTCTTTGACCTCGAGCTCAGAGCGATTCACATTCGGTGCAGTATGCACGCAACTCTTTAATGTTCATCGAGTCCAGGAGCCCAACGCAATATCCTCAAGGATTGTGGGAGTGCTCTCTACGTTGTTTT GCGTAATTGCCTTGGGTGTAGGAGTGCTAATTATGCAGGCACATCCTTTGATCGCCTCCAAGGAAGTCTGGGCCTTGACACTCCTGGTTGTGTTGGTCTTGCTAATGTTTCTGGTGATCCTTCTGATTTGCCTCCAGCCCAGAGAAGCTCGTCGCAGATTGTTCAGAGTTCCCTTTGTACCGGTCGTTCCTGCCATCAGTATCTTCATCAATATCTATCTAATGCTTCAACTGGATTCCTGGACGTGGATTCGATTTGGGGTTTGGATGATTGTGG GACTTTCCATATACTTCTTCTACGGACTGCCCAACAGCTACAGGGAAATGAAGCGGCAACGGGCTGGATGGCAGAAGCTCAAATACAGCGATTGTCTCTGA